Genomic segment of Nitrosopumilaceae archaeon AB1(1):
CATCAGATTTCTTTGATATTCATTCAATCACAAATGATGCACCAGATTTCTTCCCACTTGGTCTTACCACAATAACTTGGACAGCTACAGATGCCTCTGGTAATGTAGCCACTGCTACTCAAACAGTAACCATACAAGACACTACTGCCCCAACACTTACTCTGCCTTTTGACATAACACAGGAAGCAGAATCAATTAATCAGACTGCAGTATCCATTGGAACTGCAGATGCCACTGATCTAGTGGGTGTAGATCAAATCACAAATGATGCACCAGATTCCTTCCCACTTGGTCTTACCACAATAACTTGGACAGCTACAGATGCCTCTGGCAATGTAGCCACTGCTACTCAAACAGTAACCATACAAGACACTACTGCCCCAACACTTACTCTGCCTTTTGACATAACACAGGAAGCAGAATCAATTAATCAGACTGCAGTATCCATTGGAACTGCAGATGCCACTGATTTAGTGGGTGTAGATCAAATCACAAATGATGCACCAGATTTCTTCCCACTTGGTCTTACCACAATAACTTGGACAGCTACAGATGCCTCTGGTAATGTAGCCACTGCTACTCAAACAGTAACCATACAAGACACTACTGCCCCAACACTTACTCTGCCTTTTGACATAACACAGGAAGCAGAATCAATTAATCAGACTGCAGTATCCATTGGAACTGCAGATGCCACTGATTTAGTGGGTGTAGATCAAATCACAAATGATGCACCAAATTCCTTCCCACTTGGTCTTACCACAATAACTTGGACAGCTACAGATGCCTCTGGTAATGTAGCCACTGCTACTCAAACAGTAACCATACAAGACACTACTGCCCCAACACTTACTCTGCCTTTTGACATAACACAGGAAGCAGAATCAATTAATCAGACTGCAGTATCCATTGGAACTGCAGATGCCACTGATCTAGTGGGTGTAGATCAAATCACAAATGATGCACCAGATTTCTTCCCACTTGGTCTTACCACAATAACTTGGACAGCTACAGATGCCTCTAGTAATGTAGCCACTGCTACTCAAACAGTAATCATACAAGACACTACTGCCCCAACACTTACTCTGCCTTTTGACATAACACAGGAAGCAGAATCAATTAATCAGACTGCAGTATCCATTGGAACTGCAGATGCCACTGATTTAGTGGGTGTAGATCAAATCACAAATGATGCACCAGATTTCTTCCCACTTGGTCTTACCACAATAACTTGGACAGCTACAGATGCCTCTGGTAATGTAGCCACTGCTACTCAAACAGTAACCATACAAGACACTACTGCCCCAACACTTACTCTGCCTTTTGACATAACACAGGAAGCAGAATCAATTAATCAGACTGCAGTATCCATTGGAACTGCAGATGCCACTGATCTAGTGGGTGTAGATCAAATCACAAATGATGCACCAAATTCCTTCCCACTTGGTCTTACCACAATAACTTGGACAGCTACAGATGCCTCTGGTAATGTAGCCACTGCTACTCAAACAGTAATCATACAAGACACTACTGCTCCTGTTATGATATTACCTGAAGATATTACTATTAGTGCAACAAATATTGTGTCAAAAATTAATATTGGAAATGTCAGCATATCTGATTTGACTGATTCTGCACCTATAGTACAAAATAATTCTACTGGTATATTCTTATTTGGTCAAACTAGTATATCTTGGTATTCTGTAGATAAATTCGGTAATGATGTCACATCTATTCAAAATATTAATGTCCAAACATGTGGACGTCAAGTATCTGACTTTAATTTAATCCAAGGTACAGACAATGATGATATTTTAATTGGAACATCATCTGATGATTTAATTGTTGGTTTTGGTGGTAATGATATAATTAATGGCGGTGCTGGAAATGATTGTATCTTCGGTGGCTCTGGAGATGATATTATACTTGGCAATTCTGGTGATGATTGGATAATTCCCGGTATTGGTGATAATACTATTCATGCACAATCTGGAAATGATATAATTTATTATGATATTGGTCTGAATTTGATAAATGGTGGATTGGGTCTTGATTCATGTATTCCTATACATTCTACTACAAATACACTATTGACTAACTGTGAATAATCTACTGATCTATAGATATCACAATAATCTATATTGGAACTGTATATACTGATTGAATATATACGAATTGTATATTGCGTCACAAACTTGGCAACTCTAAACATGGTTTATTATCTGACAAAATATTTAAGATTGGGGCTACTGTTGCCGGTTCTTATGTACTAGTTGTAATAGTCTTGATAGTTTTTCAATTATATTTTGAATCATCTGAAATTTGGGATACCTACGGTCTCTCATTTATCGTTGGTACTGATTGGAATGCCGTTGAAGGTAGAGAGTCATTTGGTGCTTTACCATATATCTTCGGTACTCTGGTTACTGCAGGACTTGCTATGTTAATTGGTGTTCCACTTAGTATAGGAATTGCGATGTTTATTTCTGATGCTCCTGCAAAAATAGGTGGTGCTCTTGGATTTATTGTAGAATTGCTTGCAGCTGTTCCAAGTGTGATATATGGTTTATGGGGCTTGTTTATATTTAGAAATTATTTTTTAAATTGGATTGAAACTCCGTTGTATGAAACATTCGGTGATT
This window contains:
- a CDS encoding HYR domain-containing protein, with amino-acid sequence MITLKTPQIFDAVGVVSVTNDAPSVYSLGTTHVTWTAIDFAGNIATATQTIHVIDTQSAKIESLYDIMIDATSNETSIPLSPPDVIDNGMISSITNDAPSVYPIGNTTITWYVTDTFNNTATAQQIINVVDNTPPEFPILSNIEFEATSAHENKPIIILPNVSDIQDIILVHNGTDVYSIGTHTIQWIATDSSGNNANSTQFIIIHDTTAPEMTTPVNITMEAVDLLTPVSLDDVTVHDISRISNLSNDSPELFELGTTLVTWIAVDEFGNSASSVQFVTIVDTTPPTIHSVEDLTVEATNLEGTLVQFSNPAVFDTIEIHTITNNAPILFPLGLSTITWFVNDTSGNFITEDQSILVVDTTAPNITTPIDLVHEINNSSGMIISIGDAVVSDQINIVSVTNDAPEIFRLGNTIITWSVNDTFGNVATATQTVTIQDTTAPILTLPFDITQEAESINQTAVSLGTADATDLVGVDQITNDAPDFFPLGLTTITWTATDTSGNVATATQTVTIQDTTAPTLTLPFDITQEAESINQTAVSLGTADATDLVGVDQITNDAPDFFPFGLTTITWTATDASGNVATATQTVTIQDTTPPKLTIPRSVNAEALDLRTNFIDYGSVSASDFFDIHSITNDAPDFFPLGLTTITWTATDASGNVATATQTVTIQDTTAPTLTLPFDITQEAESINQTAVSIGTADATDLVGVDQITNDAPDSFPLGLTTITWTATDASGNVATATQTVTIQDTTAPTLTLPFDITQEAESINQTAVSIGTADATDLVGVDQITNDAPDFFPLGLTTITWTATDASGNVATATQTVTIQDTTAPTLTLPFDITQEAESINQTAVSIGTADATDLVGVDQITNDAPNSFPLGLTTITWTATDASGNVATATQTVTIQDTTAPTLTLPFDITQEAESINQTAVSIGTADATDLVGVDQITNDAPDFFPLGLTTITWTATDASSNVATATQTVIIQDTTAPTLTLPFDITQEAESINQTAVSIGTADATDLVGVDQITNDAPDFFPLGLTTITWTATDASGNVATATQTVTIQDTTAPTLTLPFDITQEAESINQTAVSIGTADATDLVGVDQITNDAPNSFPLGLTTITWTATDASGNVATATQTVIIQDTTAPVMILPEDITISATNIVSKINIGNVSISDLTDSAPIVQNNSTGIFLFGQTSISWYSVDKFGNDVTSIQNINVQTCGRQVSDFNLIQGTDNDDILIGTSSDDLIVGFGGNDIINGGAGNDCIFGGSGDDIILGNSGDDWIIPGIGDNTIHAQSGNDIIYYDIGLNLINGGLGLDSCIPIHSTTNTLLTNCE